The following are from one region of the Vitis riparia cultivar Riparia Gloire de Montpellier isolate 1030 chromosome 9, EGFV_Vit.rip_1.0, whole genome shotgun sequence genome:
- the LOC117922449 gene encoding disease resistance protein RFL1-like, whose amino-acid sequence MDCVSPILDVATRLWDCTAKRAVYIRELEENLNSLKSLMEELNNLSKDVMVRVEREELQRSRRTHEVDGWLSAVEVMEAEVKGILQNGDHEIQKKCLGTCPKNCRSSYRLGKIVTKKMNAVTELQGKGHFDVVAHRPSFAPVDKMQMEETVGLDLMFEKVRKCLEDEQVRSIGLYGIGGVGKTTLLRKINNEHFGKRNDFDVVIWIVVSKPISIEKIQNVILKKLLTGDDKWENLSKEQKAAEIGELLEGKNFVILLDDMWERLDLLEVGIPHLSDQTKSKVVLTTRSEQVCNEMEVHKRMRVECLTQDEAFSLFCDKVGENILNSHPDIKRLAKTVVDECKGLPLALIVIGRSMASRKTPREWEQAIQMLKSYQEKFSGDIEEYEEGNVHSGGFIVVLQDLECLQYLSEISINLHTVPAIKKFLTSPKLQKCIQHLTMWTCQGLKVLELPLSTLERLRMLKFEDCYDLERVKINMGNEEKQGFCRGQISNSNFCNLVNVRIQGCRFLNLTWLIYAPSLDSLWVQDSLEMEEIIRGDECGDSEIEHQNLSIFSRLEELWLDNVPNLKSIYKKALPFPSLKEMRVSRCPNLRKLPLNSNSATNTLIIIAGDSSWWEELEWEDDNLKHTFTPYFKRW is encoded by the exons ATGGATTGTGTGAGCCCAATCTTGGATGTTGCCACCCGCTTGTGGGATTGCACCGCCAAGCGTGCAGTCTATATTCGCGAGCTTGAAGAAAATCTCAATTCTTTGAAGAGCTTAATGGAGGAACTTAACAACTTAAGTAAGGATGTGATGGTAAGAGTTGAGCGTGAGGAACTACAACGGAGTAGGCGCACGCATGAAGTGGATGGTTGGCTCAGCGCTGTAGAGGTCATGGAAGCCGAAGTGAAAGGAATATTGCAAAATGGGGATCACGAAATCCAAAAGAAATGTCTCGGAACCTGTCCCAAGAATTGTAGGTCAAGCTACAGGCTGGGGAAGATTGTGACTAAAAAGATGAACGCTGTGACCGAATTACAGGGCAAAGGGCATTTTGATGTTGTGGCTCATAGACCGTCTTTTGCTCCGGTGGATAAGATGCAGATGGAGGAGACTGTGGGCTTAGACTTGATGTTTGAGAAGGTCCGGAAATGCCTGGAAGATGAGCAAGTAAGAAGTATTGGGTTGTATGGAATTGGGGGTGTTGGAAAAACCACCCTCTTGCGGAAAATCAATAATGAGCATTTTGGTAAAAGAAACGATTTTGATGTGGTGATATGGATAGTGGTGTCGAAACCAATCAGtatagaaaaaattcaaaatgtgaTCCTGAAGAAATTACTGACCGGAGATGACAAATGGGAGAATCTTAGCAAGGAACAGAAGGCTGCAGAAATAGGCGAGTTGTTGGAAGGCAAAAACTTTGTGATATTGCTTGATGATATGTGGGAGCGACTTGATCTCTTGGAGGTGGGGATCCCTCATTTGAGTGATCAAACTAAATCCAAAGTAGTACTCACTACGCGATCTGAACAAGTATGCAATGAAATGGAAGTTCATAAGAGGATGAGGGTAGAGTGTTTGACACAGGATGAAGCATTTTCTCTGTTTTGTGATAAGGTTGGTGAGAATATCCTGAATTCACATCCGGATATAAAAAGGCTTGCTAAGACTGTTGTTGATGAATGCAAAGGATTACCACTTGCCCTTATTGTCATCGGGCGATCAATGGCTAGCAGGAAAACTCCTCGGGAATGGGAGCAAGCAATACAAATGCTGAAGAGTTACCAAGAAAAGTTTTCAG GGGATATTGAGGAATATGAAGAAGGCAATGTCCATTCAGGAGGTTTTATAGTAGTACTACAGGATTTGGAGTGCTTACAATACCTGAGTGAGATAAGTATCAACTTACATACAGTCCCAGctattaaaaaatttctcacCTCCCCAAAGCTGCAGAAGTGCATACAACATCTGACGATGTGGACTTGCCAGGGTTTGAAGGTGCTAGAGCTGCCACTTTCGACTTTGGAAAGACTGAGGATGCTTAAATTTGAAGATTGTTATGATTTGGAACGTgtgaaaataaatatgggaaATGAAGAAAAGCAGGGATTTTGTCGAGGTCAAATCTCCAACTCAAACTTCTGCAACCTCGTTAATGTACGTATTCAAGGGTGTCGATTCTTGAACTTAACATGGCTAATTTATGCTCCAAGCCTTGACAGTCTGTGGGTTCAAGACAGTttagaaatggaagaaattatAAGGGGTGATGAGTGTGGAGACTCAGAAATTGAACATCAAAATCTCAGCATATTCTCAAGACTTGAGGAGTTGTGGTTGGATAATGTCCCAAATCTAAAGAGTATCTACAAGAAGGCCTTGCCATTTCCTTCCCTCAAAGAGATGCGTGTGTCTCGTTGTCCAAATCTAAGGAAATTGCCATTGAATTCCAATAGTGCCACCAACACTTTAATAATAATTGCAGGGGATTCAAGCTGGTGGGAGGAGTTGGAGTGGGAGGATGACAACCTCAAGCACACTTTCACTCCGTATTTCAAAAGATGGTGA
- the LOC117922450 gene encoding probable disease resistance protein At1g61300 → MGKTVGLDLMYEKVRRCLEDEQVRSIGLYGIGGVGKTTLLQKINNEYFGKRNDFDVVIWIVVSKPISIEKIQEVILKKLSTPEHQWKSSSKEEKTAEIFKLLKAKNFVILLDDMWERLDLLEVGIPHLSDQTKSRIVLTTRSERVCDEMEVHERMRVECLTPGEAFSLFCDKVEGFFKSHVLPPDWLPRNHSGA, encoded by the exons ATGGGGAAGACTGTGGGCCTAGACTTGATGTACGAGAAGGTTCGGAGATGCCTGGAAGATGAGCAAGTAAGAAGTATTGGGTTGTATGGAATTGGGGGTGTTGGAAAAACGACCCTCTTGCAGAAAATCAATAATGAGTATTTTGGTAAAAGAAACGATTTTGATGTGGTGATATGGATAGTGGTGTCGAAACCAATCAGTatagaaaaaattcaagaagtgATTCTGAAGAAATTATCGACCCCAGAGCACCAATGGAAGAGTAGTAGCAAGGAGGAGAAGACTGCAGAAATATTCAAGTTGTTGAAAGCCAAAAACTTTGTGATATTGCTTGATGATATGTGGGAGCGACTCGATCTCTTGGAGGTGGGGATCCCTCATTTGAGTGATCAAACGAAGTCCAGAATAGTACTCACTACGCGATCTGAACGAGTATGCGATGAAATGGAAGTTCATGAGAGGATGAGGGTAGAATGTTTGACACCGGGTGAAGCATTTTCTCTGTTCTGTGATAAG GTGGAGGGCTTTTTCAAGAGCCATGTGTTGCCTCCTGATTGGCTGCCAAGGAATCATAGTGGTGCTTAG
- the LOC117921708 gene encoding disease resistance protein SUMM2-like: MHDVIRDMALWLSCECGEEKHKSFVLEHVELIEACEIVKWKEAQQISLWHSNINKGLSLSPCFLSLQTLILRNCNMKSLPIGFFQFMSVIRVLDLSDNKKLVELPLEICRLESLEYLNLSLTSIKRMPIELKNLTKLRCLILDYVDGLEVIPSNVISCHPNLQMLSMILSHIEEDIKEYEEVGVLQELECLQYLSWIRITLLTVPAVQKYLTSLMLQKCIRRLEMRMCLGLQVVELPLSALQRLIVLEFDHCNDLERVKINMGLSRGHITNSNFHNLVYVFIAGCRFLDLTWLIYAPSLESLCVLQSLETEEIIGGDEYGDSEIEEQNLSIFSRLVKLKLFDLPNLKSIYRRALPFPSLKEIKVSFCPKLRKLPLNSNSANNTLKII; this comes from the coding sequence ATGCATGATGTGATCCGTGATATGGCTCTATGGTTATCATGTGAATGTGGGGAAGAAAAGCACAAAAGTTTTGTACTAGAACATGTTGAGTTGATTGAAGCATGTGAAATTGTTAAATGGAAAGAAGCTCAACAGATTTCACTATGGCATTCTAATATCAATAAAGGACTCTCTCTATCACCCTGTTTCCTCAGTCTccaaactttgattttgagaaattgtAACATGAAGTCACTTCCAATTGGATTCTTCCAATTCATGTCTGTCATAAGAGTTTTGGATTTGTCAGATAATAAGAAATTAGTGGAGTTACCTTTGGAGATTTGTAGATTAGAGAGTTTGGAATATTTGAATCTATCATTGACGAGTATAAAAAGGATGCCTATAGAACTGAAGAATTTGACAAAATTGAGGTGTTTGATATTAGACTATGTAGATGGGCTTGAAGTAATTCCATCAAATGTGATATCTTGCCATCCAAATTTGCAGATGCTTAGTATGATATTATCACATATTGAAGAGGATATTAAAGAATATGAGGAAGTTGGAGTGTTACAGGAGTTAGAGTGCTTGCAATACCTAAGTTGGATACGTATCACCTTACTTACAGTCCCAGCTGTTCAAAAATATCTCACCTCCTTGATGCTGCAGAAGTGCATACGACGTCTAGAGATGAGGATGTGCCTAGGTTTGCAGGTGGTGGAGCTGCCACTTTCGGCTTTGCAAAGACTCATTGTACTTGAATTTGATCATTGTAATGATTTGGAACgtgttaaaataaatatgggacTGTCTCGAGGTCATATCACAAACTCAAATTTCCACAACCTTGTTTATGTGTTTATTGCAGGGTGTCGATTCTTGGACTTAACATGGCTTATTTATGCTCCAAGCCTTGAGAGTCTATGTGTTCTACAGAGTCTTGAAACGGAAGAAATTATAGGGGGTGATGAGTATGGAGACTCAGAAATTGAAGAACAAAATCTCAGCATATTCTCAAGACTTGTGAAGCTGAAGTTGTTTGATCTCCCAAATCTAAAGAGTATCTACAGGCGGGCCTTGCCATTTCCTTCTCTCAAAGAGATCAAAGTGTCTTTTTGTCCAAAGCTAAGGAAATTGCCATTGAATTCCAATAGTGCCAACAacactctaaaaataatttag
- the LOC117921709 gene encoding protein MODIFIED TRANSPORT TO THE VACUOLE 1-like, producing MNANVMSPLGLMQCNIPPGIMFNPAFPSQPMNYGAMGNFFAQQQFLAAMSNFQQLGNLTSQSAGMGHAGGTMEGGYSSPLPDIFHPHIPTQSPTAVMTSSKKEETKAFDFISDHLAAARDPKRVI from the exons ATGAATGCGAATGTCATGTCTCCTTTGGGTTTAATGCAATGTAATATCCCTCCAGGCATTATGTTCAATCCAGCTTTTCCTTCTCAACCAATGAATTATGGCGCCATGGGGAATTTCTTTGCCCAGCAGCAGTTCCTAGCAGCAATGTCCAACTTTCAGCAGCTGGGGAACCTGACTTCTCAAAGTGCTGGCATGGGCCATGCTGGTGGAACAATGGAAGGAGGATATTCTTCACCCCTTCCTGACATTTTCCATCCACATATTCCTACTCAAAGTCCTACTGCAGTAATGACCAGTTCAAAGAAAGAGGAGACAaaagcatttgattttatctCT GATCATCTGGCCGCTGCTCGAGATCCAAAGAGGGTGATTTGA
- the LOC117922453 gene encoding uncharacterized protein LOC117922453 has protein sequence MVGKLIYQWCICMALLMEEQNFSGKRITLPFIDFSSNHVSLFFQQVMDIVLGYTEKLVLKNYQSFEARSGCFTDPYRRDACLLLSILVLSILGGEQTGSTMSPPEKLLKTETVPAVKMPDLIDTGGPEYYYGTEDSINKAQ, from the exons ATGGTgggtaaattaatttatcaatggTGCATTTGTATGGCTTTGTTGATGGAAGAACAGAATTTCTCGGGAAAAAGGATAACCTTACCATTCATAGATTTTAGCAGCAATCATGTCTCACTTTTTTTTCAACAGGTGATGGACATTGTTCTGGGTTATACTGAAAAGTTGGTATTGAAGAATTATCAATCATTTGAGGCTAGATCTG GTTGTTTCACGGATCCTTACAGGAGGGATGCTTGTCTTTTGTTGAGTATATTG GTTTTAAGCATTCTGGGTGGAGAGCAAACAGGCAGTACAATGAGCCCTCCTGAAAAGCTACTGAAGACTGAGACAGTGCCCGCAGTTAAGATGCCTGACTTAATAGACACCGGTGGTCCAGAATATTACTATGGGACAGAAGATTCTATAAATAAAGCACAATGA
- the LOC117922454 gene encoding probable disease resistance protein At5g63020, whose protein sequence is MDCVSPILDVATRLWDCTAKRAVYIRELEENLKSLKSLTEELSNLSKDVMGRVEREEDQQSRRTHEVDGWLRAVQVMEAEVEEILQNGDQGIQQKCLGTCPKNCRSSYRLGKIVSRKIDAVTELKGKGGFDVVAHSLPCAPVDERPMGKTVGLDLMYEKVRRCLEDEQVRSIGLYGIGGVGKTTLLQKINNEYFGKRNDFDVVIWIVVSKPINMGNIQDVILNKLPTPDDKWKNRSKEEKAAEICKLLKSKNFVILLDDMWDRLNLLEVGIPDLSNQTKSKVVLTTRSERVCDEMEVHKRMKVECLTQDEAFSLFRDKVGENILNSHPDIKRLAKIVVEECKGLPLALIVIGRAMASKKTPREWEQAIQVLKSYPAKFSGMGDQVFPILKFSYDHLDNDTTKSCFLYCSLFPEDHEIWIEDLIYLWIGEGFVDKFVDIYEARNQGEEIIRSLKLACLLEGGVSKNTCKMHDVIRDMALCGVTFGDL, encoded by the exons ATGGATTGTGTGAGCCCAATCCTGGACGTCGCCACCCGCTTGTGGGATTGCACCGCCAAGCGTGCAGTTTATATTCGTGAGCTTGAAGAAAATCTCAAGTCTTTGAAGAGCTTAACGGAGGAACTGAGCAACTTAAGTAAGGATGTGATGGGAAGAGTTGAACGTGAGGAGGACCAACAGAGTAGGCGCACGCATGAAGTGGATGGTTGGCTCCGCGCTGTACAGGTCATGGAAGCTGAAGTGGAAGAAATATTGCAAAATGGGGATCAAGGAATCCAACAGAAATGCCTCGGAACCTGTCCTAAGAATTGCAGGTCAAGCTACAGGCTGGGGAAGATTGTGAGTAGAAAGATCGATGCTGTGACTGAATTAAAGGGCAAAGGGGGTTTTGATGTTGTGGCTCATAGCTTGCCTTGTGCTCCGGTGGATGAGAGACCAATGGGGAAGACTGTGGGCTTAGACTTGATGTACGAGAAGGTTCGGAGATGCCTGGAAGATGAGCAAGTAAGAAGTATTGGGTTGTATGGAATTGGGGGTGTTGGAAAAACCACCCTCTTGCAGAAAATCAATAATGAGTATTTTGGTAAAAGAAACGATTTTGATGTTGTGATATGGATAGTGGTGTCGAAACCAATCAACATGGGAAATATTCAAGACGTGATCCTGAATAAATTACCTACCCCAGATGACAAATGGAAGAATCGTAGCAAGGAAGAGAAGGCTGCAGAAATATGCAAGTTGTTGAAATCCAAAAACTTTGTGATATTGCTTGATGATATGTGGGACCGACTCAATCTCTTGGAGGTGGGGATCCCTGATTTGAGTAATCAAACTAAGTCCAAAGTAGTACTCACTACCCGATCTGAACGAGTATGCGATGAAATGGAGGTTCATAAGAGGATGAAGGTAGAGTGTTTGACACAGGATGAAGCGTTTTCTCTGTTTCGTGACAAGGTTGGTGAGAATATCCTGAATTCACATCCAGATATAAAAAGGCTTGCCAAGATTGTTGTCGAGGAATGCAAAGGATTGCCGCTTGCCCTCATCGTCATCGGGCGAGCAATGGCTAGCAAGAAAACTCCTCGAGAATGGGAGCAAGCAATACAAGTGCTGAAGAGTTACCCAGCAAAGTTTTCAGGTATGGGAGATCAAGTATTTCCGATTTTGAAATTCAGTTACGATCACTTGGACAATGACACCACCAAATCATGTTTCCTATATTGTTCGCTATTCCCTGAAGACCATGAAATTTGGATTGAAGACCTCATATATCTTTGGATCGGGGAGGGGTTTGTGGACAAATTTGTTGATATATATGAAGCACGCAACCAAGGAGAGGAGATTATTAGAAGCTTAAAACTTGCATGTCTCTTGGAAGGTGGTGTATCGAAAAACACTTGTAAGATGCATGATGTGATCCGTGACATGGCTCTATG TGGAGTTACCTTTGGAGATTTGTAG